CCCTCATGGATCTTCCCGACGACCGGTCGATGACGGGACGGGTCGCGGTCTGGAAGGACGCCGTGAAGATCGCGGAGGACCATCCTTACATGGGATCCGGCCCCGGGACCTTCGGGGCGGTCTTCCCGGAATACAAGACCGTCCCGGACCCGGTCTTCTACGAGCACGCGCACAACGACTACGTCCAGCTGCTGGCCGAGACGGGGACGGTGGGCTTCGGCCTGGGCCTCGGGACGCTCGGGTTCCTCGGAGGCTTTCTCCTCGCCGGCGGGCGCGCGCGCCGGAACCCCCGGGCGAGGGCCCTGCTGCTGGGCGTCGCGACCGGGATGGCCGCGATCCTGATCCACGGGCTGAGCGATTTTAATTTCCATATCCCGGCCAACGCGGCGCTGTTCGCGGTCCTGTCGGGGCTGGCCTGGAATCTCGCCCGGCCGGAGCGCCCGGAGCCGGCGACCGCGCCGGCGTCCCGAGGGCGGCGCCCGGCCGCGGCCGTCGCGGGGCTGCTCGCGGTCGGCCTCTTGATCGAGCAGACGACGGCCGCGCTGGCGGCCGACCGGAAATACCGTTGCGGTTTGGAGCTGGAGAAGGCGGGAAAGCTCGATCCGGCCGCGGAGGATTACCGCCGGGCGATCGGCTGGGACCCGTCCCATCCGCTGTACCACATGGCCCTGGGCGGGCTTTACGAGCGGCTCTATGCGGGGGGCGACGCGTCGGTCCTTCCGGCGGCCCGCTCCGAGTTCGAGCGCGCCGCCGCGCTGGGCCCCACGATGGCCGAGCCTCGCCTGAACCTGGGCTGGATCCGCGCGCAGACGGGGGAGGCGGACGCCGCGACGGAGGAGTTCGAACGGGTCCTGACGCTGGACCCCACGAACCCGCTCTATCAGCACTACGTCGGGCTGTGGTTCGCCGCGACCGGCCGGGCGGACCGGGCGCTTCAACTGGCCCGGCGGCTTCGCGAGAACCGGCAGGACGGGATGGCGGCCGA
The window above is part of the Nitrospiria bacterium genome. Proteins encoded here:
- a CDS encoding O-antigen ligase family protein, producing the protein MALVIQFGIIALLVFAPLAFGSVEVWARSVVELAVFGLAGLRLVGYGFGRNTTAGLPGPVAVLLALFAGWALVQLAAPTSLYPRGTRGALVLGSAYVALFALVVSTVRTESEIRRLTLALIVTGFGVALFAILQKYAWNGKIYWLRTVAAGGSPTGPFVNRNHFAGYMEMLIPLAVGYTVSEFAGAPAMGDTAWRRFVDRLTHERSNRFVLLLFMTLVMSASLVLSLSRAGIVSFIAALVLIGAVLGLGRTAKRWALLPVALAALLLISLAWFGLGPLIDRYRTLMDLPDDRSMTGRVAVWKDAVKIAEDHPYMGSGPGTFGAVFPEYKTVPDPVFYEHAHNDYVQLLAETGTVGFGLGLGTLGFLGGFLLAGGRARRNPRARALLLGVATGMAAILIHGLSDFNFHIPANAALFAVLSGLAWNLARPERPEPATAPASRGRRPAAAVAGLLAVGLLIEQTTAALAADRKYRCGLELEKAGKLDPAAEDYRRAIGWDPSHPLYHMALGGLYERLYAGGDASVLPAARSEFERAAALGPTMAEPRLNLGWIRAQTGEADAATEEFERVLTLDPTNPLYQHYVGLWFAATGRADRALQLARRLRENRQDGMAAEIEERLKKT